One window from the genome of Oryctolagus cuniculus chromosome 1, mOryCun1.1, whole genome shotgun sequence encodes:
- the GAS1 gene encoding growth arrest-specific protein 1 produces the protein MVAALLGGGAVTVPGAWLCLMALLQLLGSGLAHGRRLICWQALLQCQGEPECSYAYSQYAEACAPVLAQRGGGDAPGAAAAAAAAAAFPASPRWRCPSHCISALIQLNHTRRGPALEDCDCAQDENCKSTKRAIEPCLPRTSGSGGGGGGAGGAGGGGAGGVMGCTEARRRCDRDSRCNLALGRYLTYCGKLFNGLRCTDECRAVIEDMLAVPKAALLNDCVCDGLERPICESVKENMARLCFGAELGNGAGSSGSDGGMDDYYDEDYDDDLRPGGAGAEQPLDDDEGAPHPPRPGGGAAAAAAAAAAAAAAGGRGDLPYGPGRRSGSGGHRSAPLAPVLLLLLLLGQLF, from the coding sequence ATGGTGGCCGCGCTGCTGGGCGGCGGCGCGGTGACCGTGCCGGGCGCCTGGCTGTGCCTGATGgcgctgctgcagctgctgggctCGGGGCTGGCGCACGGCCGCCGCCTCATCTGCTGGCAGGCGCTGCTGCAGTGCCAAGGGGAGCCGGAGTGCAGCTACGCCTACAGCCAGTACGCCGAGGCGTGCGCGCCGGTGCTGGCGCAGCGCGGCGGGGGCGACGCGCCGGGGGCAgcagccgccgctgccgccgccgctgcttTCCCGGCCTCGCCGCGCTGGCGCTGCCCGAGCCACTGCATCTCGGCGCTCATTCAGCTCAACCACACGCGCCGAGGGCCCGCCCTGGAGGACTGTGACTGCGCGCAGGACGAGAACTGCAAGTCCACCAAGCGCGCCATTGAGCCCTGCCTGCCCCGGACGAGCGGTagcggcggcggaggcgggggcgcgggcggcgcgggcggcgggggcgcgggcggggTCATGGGCTGCACCGAAGCCCGGCGGCGCTGCGACCGCGACAGCCGCTGCAACCTGGCGCTGGGCCGCTACCTGACCTACTGCGGCAAGCTCTTCAACGGCCTGCGCTGCACGGACGAGTGCCGCGCCGTCATCGAGGACATGCTGGCGGTGCCCAAGGCTGCGCTGCTCAACGATTGCGTCTGCGACGGCCTGGAGAGGCCCATCTGCGAGTCGGTCAAGGAGAACATGGCCCGCCTGTGCTTCGGCGCCGAGCTGGGCAACGGCGCGGGCAGCAGCGGCTCGGACGGCGGCATGGACGACTACTACGACGAGGACTACGACGACGACCTGCGCCCGGGCGGCGCGGGCGCAGAGCAGCCGCTGGACGACGACGAGGGCGCCCCGCATCCGCCGCGCCCGGGCGGCGGTGCTGctgcggcggctgctgctgcggcggcggcggcggcggcgggcggccgcGGGGACCTGCCCTACGGGCCCGGGCGCAGGAGCGGCAGCGGCGGCCACCGCTCGGCGCCGCTCGCcccggtgctgctgctgctgctgctgctcgggCAGCTCTTTTAG